The sequence below is a genomic window from Draconibacterium halophilum.
GTCATGTGGCAACTCGATTTCTTGCCACTTACTATCATCATATACAGGCTGCTGAGCATTTCCAACGCTATCTTTTGCAAACAACCATCCTTGATCAAAAGGTTGGCTGCGATCCGCAAAATATTCCTGTTTCTCAGTTTGGAATTGACAACTCGTCAACATGGCTAAAACGAAAATAATTAATCTTGTTTTCATGGCTTATATTTTATGGTTTCGAGTTAGTTTGAACTACTTCTGCCAGACAAATTCTGCACGTTGCACTGATTGCGAATCACCACCGATATAAATAATGAACCTACCTGGTTCCCAATTATATTCAAGACTAGCATTGTAAAATTTTAAATCGTCCGTAGTTATTTCAAAGTTGACATTTTTGCTTTCTCTCGGTGCCAAAAAGACCTTATGAAATTTTTTCAGTTCCTTTACGGGTCTGGTAATTGATGCGACCGGATCTGCCAGATATAATTGAACAGTTTCTTCTCCAGCAACGTCCCCGGTATTTGTAACTTTAATGTTCACTTTTAATATTGAACTTTCAGTTGTCATTAAGCTGTCAGAAAGAACAATATCATCATAAGAAAATGTTGTATAGCTCAATCCATAACCAAATGGGAATAATGGGCTATTACGTTCATCCAGATAATTAGAAAGGTAATTTTCCTCTCCCCCTTCGACATAAGGCCTACCCGTATTCTTGTGATTATAATAAATAGGAATTTGCCCTACTGACCGAGGGAAAGTCATTGTCAGCTTTCCTGAAGGATTGTAGTCACCAAATAAAACGTTCGCGACAGCATTTCCGGCTTCTGTACCCGGTCGCCATATTGCCAGAGTTGCATCGGTATATTGAAGAACATTTTCAATCGTTAAAGGCCGACCGCTCATCATAAGAAGCACCACCGGTTTTCCGGTAACTTTTAAAGCCTTCAATAATTCCACCTGACATTCCGGGATCGAAATATCGGTTCTGCTCTTTGCCTCTCCTGACATTTCTTTTGATTCCCCTAAGACTGCCACAATAACATCGGATTCATTTGCTATATGTAAGGCTTCATTTACTAATTTTTTTTGCATTGCAATATCGAATTCCCCTTTTCTCTTTTTGTTGAAAAGGGTGTCGTTATTCACCTGTGTACCTTGAGCGTATATGACATTGGGATTGCGTTTTTTTAATCCTTCAAGTATCGAAATAATATTTTCTACATCTCCCAATGGAGACCATGAGCTTAACATCTCTGCACGGTTGTCAGCAAATGGACCTACCAGGGCAATTTTACTATTTTCGTTCAAGGGCAATACCTGTCTGTCATTCTTTAGCAATACAAATGATTTTTGAGCAGCTAATTTGGCAACGTTCTTATTTTCAGGAGTCAAAGTAACTCTATCAGCTCGCTGAGGATCAAAATCTTTATACGGGTCTTTAAACAGTCCAAGTTTGTACTTTGCTTCCAAGACTCTTCGAACCGCCGTATCAATTTGTTCTTTTGTAATTTTACCCTGATCTAACGATTGCTTTAAATAGGCTACAAAACCTTCGCTAACCATATCCATGTCTACCCCGGCAGCAAGTGCCAATTCTGCTGCTTCTTTATAGTCAGCAGCGACACCGTGCTCGATTAGTTCCTGAATCGCATTATAATCAGTAACAACAAATCCTTCAAACCCCCACTGATCTCTTAATAAATCAGTCAACAACCAATGGTTTGCAGTAGCCGGAACCCCGTTTATTTCATTAAATGAAACCATAACACTTCCTGCTCCTGCGTCAATAGCAGCTTTATAGGGTGGCAAATAATTTTGATACATGGTTAAAAGGCTCATATCGGCAACGTTATAGTCTCTTCCGGCCTCAGCTGCTCCGTAAAGAGCAAAGTGCTTAACACAGGCCATTATCGCGTCGGGTCTGGTTAAATCATTTTCCTGATATCCCCGCACCATGGCCTTGGCAATTTTTGAGCCCAAATAAGGATCTTCACCTGATCCTTCCATAACTCTTCCCCAACGAGGATCTCGCGATATATCGACCATAGGAGAAAAGGTCCAGTTATAACCCCTGGCGGAGCCTTCTACTGCAGCAACCCTTGCCGTTTTCTCAATTAGTGTTGTGTCCCATGTGCACGACATACCTAGAGGAACAGGGAAAACTGTTTTGAAACCATGAATTATATCCAAACCAGAAAGGAACGGAATATCCAAACGAGTGTCTTCCGCTAATTCCAATTTGGATTGAATGGAAGACGAGTTTCCCATAAGATTAAAGACGTTACCTGCAGAACCGTCTTTCATTTTTTCGGCTCCCCGTTTATTTGCAAATGGTCCGGTGCGAACAAAAGTGGAAATAAGATTAAGCTGTCCTAATTTCTCTTCAATTGACATTTCAATCATAAGCGAGTCGATAAAAGAATCGGAACTATGATTGATTTTTTTTGATTGACACTTAGACAGATATGGAACAAATAATAAAATATGAGCCAAGATGAGGGCAAGAATAGTTTGTTTATTCATAACAATTATAAAAAAATTGGAACAAGTTTGTATTGTTTTCATTCTCAACATTGATTTCAATGACTTATTCCTCCCTTTTAGAGGATAGAGTATTGAATGAATTTCAATTTCACGTCTACGGAGAATGTTTTAGATCAATTGACAAAGTATTTTCGACTGTTACACAATCTTAACGCAACATATATCCACTGAATATTAAACTCGACGAATAATATGCAAAAGACAAAGGCAAACCTTGATGAGCAAATAAAAGGATTAAAATTACCCCTGAAAATTAGTTACCTATTTCTCAGGGGTATCCTTGGATTACTCTTTCACCTTTTCTCCTTCCATATCAAACATATCCATCATTGTCCCTTTTACTTTGTTACCGTCCTCCTTTTCTAAAATAAAGTAAACATCATAACCCTGAGTGGTATAATAAGCGGTAATTGAATTTTCTTCCAACTCAACCTTTGTGAAAGCCATTGCCTCGGCATTTTCTTCACCAGTACTTATTTTCCCACCCAGTTTACCATCCTTCTTTTCAAAGGTTACTAACAATTCTGCATCACCTTGTGGAAGGCCATAGGACATAATTTTCCACTTTCCCAAGAAAAATTGTTCGGAATTTTGATCTTGCGCGTTTGATTCGATAGCTATAAAAACCAATGCCATAACTACCATCACAATAGTGTTAATTTTCTTTTTCATAATTTTTTTCAATAAAATATTAATAAATACTAAAAGGTTATCCCATTACAGTGCCACATCTCAGCGGATCTAATCAACTGAAACAGAACTATTTAAAATTTAAACTACACTGGAATTAAACCAGTGTAGTTTCTCTTACTTAATAAGAATACCCTTCTCTTTTTAATAGCCAAACTAGACTAACTCCAGGACCAGATGAACGTAGATGTAGTTCATTCTCCGTTAATTTAACAATATCGAAAGTAACCGGATCGGCTGGTGTACCCGCTTGACCGGCCATAGCACCAGCAACAGTTTTAAGTATTATAGGTGCACCAACAAGTGTAACTTGAGAGGGATTAGAATTGTAATCTGCAAAAGAAGGATCCTTCAATTTCAACACAAATGAGCCATTCTTAACAACAGGATTTTCTGGATCAGACATATCAGTGTAGGTATAATTTGCTGCTCCATTTAAATCAAACTTCATCTTCCCCACTGCATCCCCGGACACCATAAAATACTGTGGAACAACATATTGAATAGAAGTAGTCCCTAAAGCAAAAAGTGCTCCATCAGGTAGCGTGGCCGTTGAACCACCCCCCAGTCCCCATACCGCAGGCTCAGGAAATCCAAGAATCGATGTTGTTGCATACGGATTATCTCCTGCCCACACCCAGGTCTTCCCCTCAACATCACTTCCAGCTAAAAGATTCCATTGTTCATCAAGAGGATAATCGATAGATGTAATATCAACACTAATTGGTACATCCACCATTCCTCCGTCAGTGAATGCATGAGCAATTATATCTTGGTTACCTAAGAAAGGAAGATCGATGGTATCAGTTTGTTTGGTACTTTTATCAATAATGTAATCCCAAACAATATTGTATTGCAATGTGTTGTTTTTTAGGATTATTCTATTACTTCCAGTAGTGATTCCACTGGCTTCAACCTGAATTGAACTTATAGGGGCAATTTCTCCCATTAACTCTCTTTCCTCAATGGGTTCGCAGGAAAGTAATATTAAAAATATTCCCAATATGTATAGTAATTTAGATTTTTTCATCTTGCATAATTTTAAGCATTGTAATTAGATTACTTCTCCCATCCGGAGTTTTGGTTTAATACCCCATTGGATAGGGATATTTGTGACCAAGGAATTTGTAAAAATCCTCTGGTCTCAGAACGATAAGTTTTTGAAACCGTAGCAGGTACTCCATTATTTTTAACTGGAATATCCTTAACCTGTGCGACTGCTGATTCCAGATCTCCCCAACGCATAAGATCAAATAATCTTAATCCTTCAAAAGCCAGTTCATGACGTCTTTCCATTTTAATATTCTCAAGTGTGACCGGAATAGATGGTAATCCAGCCCTGTGTCGAATCGCATCAAGATATTCCTGAGCATGAGAACTTCCCAGTTCTGCTCCCATTAACAAAACATCAGCATAGCGGATAATAACCATATCCTGAACATTTTCCAAATACTGTCCTTTGTGTTCTCCATATATCGACTCTGTCATGTGAAGGACAGCTCCATTATTTGCACTTACATTCACTGGCATATATTTCTTCGACCAAAAACCGGTTTCGTCCTTTTGTTGATCTGTTGCTTCTGTGCTATAGCCAATAATCCCTTCGGCTGGATCGTCTATTCTAAGTATAGAGCCTTTTTTGCGAATATCAGTTTCTTCCCATTCATCATAGAGATTGGGATTCACAGGTCCATAGCCAAATCCTTGTCCAAAGGGCAAACTCGTATATGGAGACTTAAGCCTCCATCCAGACATAGTCATAGCTCCATTAGACCAAGTTTCACTCACTCCTCCTCCGTATTGCCACCAGTTTGCCAATGTTGAATATTTAATTGCAAAAATGGTCTCATTATTCTCCCCATCTACTCCGATCCATTGCAAGTTGTTGTCGGTTGCATATTTATACCCTTTTCCACTTCCATAAGCATAGGGCCATAAATTTCTGAAATCCGGGATCAGTGCATGCCCACTAACACTAGAATTTGCACACTCATCAATCCATACTATAACTTCATTTTTGGTAATATTCCCATTGTCAGGTAATGGAAGAGTTTCTTGATTATACAATCCTGTGTAAAAAAGAAAAACCCTCGCCATTAAAGCCTCAGCAGCCCACCTGGTAACATGTCCAATATTATCAGTGTTCGAACTTGAAAAAGGAATCGCCGGTAGTAATTCTATTGCTTGTTTTAAATCAGATGCAATTTGCGCATAAGTCTCCTCGGGTGCAGCCTGAGGAGGATTAACAGGACTCGTCTCCAAAAGTAAAGGAATATTTTCGAAGAACTTGGCAAGCTCGAAGTAGAAATACGCTCGGAGAAATTTAGTTTCCCCTTCATATTTGTCCCGTTGTTCATCATTCTCCCAGTTAATGTAATCAAGATTTTCCAGTAAAATATTACATCTGTAAATCCCCTTATAATTCCCACTCCAGATAGGCCGCCAAGTATCAGATCCTTGGGTTTCAAAATTTGCTTGTTTTGTTATTTCTACATCACCAATAGCGCTGCCAGCCAAACGATCATCGCACCTGAGTTCTGATGCGAAGAAAGCTCCCCCCATCCAATAAGCATCAAAAGTTCCATAAAGAGAACTATAAGCAGCAGCCAGTGCTTGTTCTGCATCCTCAGTAGTTTGATAAAAGTTCTCGACGACTTTTGTCGTTTTAGGTTCAGTGTCCAGAATATCGGAACATCCGGAAAAGAATAACAAAGCAATTATATATATAAATACTTTTTTCATAATAATTAAAATTTAATATTAGCACCAATTAAAAATGTTCTCGGGCTGGGGTAAAATCCCAAATCGATACCAGACGTCCATGATGGAGAAGATCCTTCTGAATCTTGATCATTTCCAAAACCTACTTCTGGATCCATTCCTGAATATTTTGTAAACGTGTAGAGGTTTTGCACCGAGCAATAGATTCTCAATTGACTAAAAGGGATTTTTCTGAATCCTTTTTTTATGTCATAACCTAAAGTTATATTGCTAATCCTTAAGTAGCCAGCGTCTCTCACAAAATAATCGGAAAAAAAGGTAAAGTTGGTAGCATCTTGCGCAACCCTGGGAACAGTGTTTGAAGATCCTTCTCCGTGCCAACGATTGAGTATTTCTGTTGTATAGTTTGATTTATATACCCGAAATGTGGTATTCGAACTCATATGATATAGCATTGCATTCTGGTTACCAGTAACACCATTGGCTGTTATCGAAAGATCTACTCCTTTGAATTCTGCATTAGCGGAAAGTCCAAAAGTGTAGTCAGGACTGGATTTACCAATATTGGTTCTATCATTATCATTAATAATCCCATCTTCATTTATATCCACGTAACGAAAATCACCAGGTTCAGCGTCAGGTTGAATTAGACTACCATCTTCATTTATATATGCCTGAATATCTGACTGATTCTGGAATACCCCATCTGTTTTCCTGCCCCAAAAAACACTGAATGGTAACCCTACCATTGCTCTTTGCAATGCACCAAAACCACGAGAATCTGATTCAATAAAGCCTTCTTCATTTGCAACTTTTGTAACCTTGTTTTGATTATATGAGATATTTCCATTGAATCCATAACGGAATTCTCCAATATTATCGTTCCATGACAAAGCTAACTCTACCCCCTGATTGCGTACATCGCCACCATTAATAGTAGGTGCACCGGTTCCATAACTGTCTAACACAGGCGCATCAACCAACCAATCCTTTGTAGTTTTTCGGTACACATCAATATTAAGACCCATTCTGCTATTAAAAAGTTTAGCATCAAATCCAAAATTGGTTTGTTCAGATGTTTCCCATATTAAGTCGGGATTAGCGATTTTTTCTGGATAAGCTCCCAATGTACGATTCCCTTTATCCGTGCCGTAAAAATAGGAAGCACCAACACCATCAAAAATAATATTGGACGAATATGCAAAAGCACCAATATTTTGATTCCCATTTTGTCCCCAGCTCGCTCTTAACTTAAAGTAGTCTAACCATGACTTTGATTTATTCATAAACTCCTCATTGGTCATTATCCAACCAGTTGAAAACGAAGGAAAGTACCCCCATCGGTTATTTGATGCAAAATTCGACGAACCATCAGCTCGCATGACAGCAGTAAACAGGTAGGTCTCTTTGAAATTATAATTCAAACGCCCAAAAAATGAAAGAATTACATTCTCCACTTCAGGATCCCCGTAAAGAGACGTATAAGTTGCATTAATGACAGGTGTGTTACTTAAATAAGCATGTTCCAAATCATTAAAAGTTGAATAGCCATTCTGTCCTCCAATACTTTCTCCTAATCCTGTATGTTGTAAAGAAGTTCCAGTTAAAACATCAAAATTATGTTCTTCCTTTAATCTAAAATCATATGATATGGTACTTTCATAAATCCACCCAATACTTGACTCCATAGTTTGGAAAATTTTCGAATAAAGATTCTGACCATCAATAGCAGGAGATAAATAATATTCAGGGACAAAACGCCTATTTCTTGAAAGTCCATTATCAATTCCAATACTATTCCTCCAAATTAAATTATCAATGGGTTGCAATTCAGCATACAAATTGCCAAGCAATGTTTGATTTTTGGAAATATTCTGCCCTAACTCATAATCCGTATATCCCACAGGATTAACATGGGCACCAGAAGTACTCCAGGGGATAGCATCTTTGTAACTTCCTTCTTCGTCATATGCCGAAGAAAAAGGGTGCATAATTGTAAATCGCGTCAGGAAATTATAATAAGCGCTTCCAGTAGGCAAACTATTATTTTTCGACATACTAAAATTCAGGTTCTCTCCCACTTTTAAGATAGTCAATTCATTCTTTTCAATTAATTTATGATCTGAATTGATTCGAATTGTTACTCTCTCATAGTTTGATTCAACCGGTTTCCCCAAAATGCCTTTTTGCTGATTATAAGAAATCCCTATTGAATAAACTGACTTATCAGTCCCACCCGTAATATTCAAAGAATGGTTTTGTGTCGGAGCATTTTTCACCCTAATTTCTTCAAGCCAATCTGTTCCCATCCATATTCCATTTTGAATCTTATCCCAGTTCGGTACAGTCTGTGCAAATCCATCTGGATTTAATGGGTCATATAAAGAATTATTGCCGGCTGAAACCCAAGATTCATTCATTATCATAGCATATTCTTGTGCATTTAACAAGTCAAGCTTTTTATAGAGGTTTTGCCAACCATAATATGAATCAAGTGTAATTGTTGTTTTTCCAGCTTTCCCCTGTTTTGTGGTTACCAAAACAACTCCGTTAGCTGCTCTTGCGCCATAAATCGCAGCAGAAGCAGCATCTTTTAAAACATCCAACGACTCGATATCAGATGGACTTAAAAAGCTTATACTGGAAGTTGGAATTCCATCTACGACATACAATGGAGTAGCATCACCATTCGTTCCCAAACCCCGTATATTTATCTTGAAATCGGAACCTGGCTGTCCTGAATTTTTAGAAATTTGTATTCCAGACGCCTGTCCCTGTAATGCAGAAAGTGTTTCAGTCGTGTTTTGTTTAAATAACACATCTCCTGTTACCTGTGCATTTGCACCAGTAGTTAGTTTCTTTTTTTGCACGCCATAACCGATAGCAACAACTTCTTCTAAGCCAATTGTTTCTTCTTCGAGAGTAACACTAATTTGAGTTTGACCTGCAATTATCACATCCTGTGTTTTCATTCCAACAAAAGAGAAGGATAGAATTTCGGCATCAACAGGTACTTCCAGCGCATAATTTCCATCAAAGTCAGTAGTTATACCAATTGTGGTTCCTTTAACAACTACTGTTACTCCGGGAAGAGGTTCCCCATTTGTATCGGTTACCTTTCCAGAAATACTTTTCTTTTGTTCTTGCTCTTTGTCTTTAACTTCAGGAATGGTTTTATTTAAAGGAGTAGTCTCAACCTTCTTTTCTAAAATGGAAATTTGCCTATCATTAATCTCGTAATAGTTTTGGGTACCTTCAAACAACTGATCTAGAATATCGGAGACAGTTTTATTTGTAACCGACACTGTAACCTCTCTAGTTAAATCAACAGATTGTTCACTGTAAAGAAAGATAAATTCACTATTGTCTTCAACCTTTTGAAACACTTGTTCAACAGTAATATTCTCGAAATTCATTGTGAATTTTGTCTGTTGAGAATAAGTTGTAGAAGCGATCGAAGCAACCGACAAGCACAACAAAAAGGTGAGTAATTTCATTTTAAGTAAAAGTTTAGTTCTAATTGGGCCAGCATAATAAAGTAGCCCGATCCATTTTTTTTTCATAGATTTGATACGTTTTTTGTTAATACAAGTTATTAATACAAACATCGAAAACCGGTGAGGCTCAAATTCTCCGGTTTTCTCTTTTTATTAGTTTAGTCATGTCATAAGCTAAAGAATATTTAGTTAATAATTACATTCTGTCCTTCGATCTTATATTCAATCTGCGCCACTTTTGAAAGTGTAAGCATTACTTCTTCAAATGAATCTTGCAAGTCCAATTTTCCAGAAATTGGTAAAGCACTTTTAATTTTATCACTATCGTAGAAAAATGACATATTATAGTATCTGCCAATTTTTGTAAGTACCTGTTCAAGGTTTTCATTTTTAAACTTATACAAGCCCTCTACCCAAGCAATATAATTTTGCGCATCGGGTTCGGCCACAACCTTTATTTCTTTTTCTAAGGTATTGAAAGTGGCTTTTTGATTTGGCATCATCTGCACTTTATCCTTCAAAAACTTATTGTCGTTCCATACATTTACACTTCCCTCAAGTAGAACCGTTTCACATAAGTCATCCGAACTGTACGAACTCATATTAAACTTAGTACCCAGTACTTCAACATTCATATTTCTTGAAGAAACGATAAACGGCTTTTTTGCATTTTTGGCAACTTCAAAATAACCTTCACCATCTAAAAACACCTTTCGCTTTTTTCCGATAAATTCCTGAGGGAAAGCAAACCGGGTACCTGCATTCAGCCACACTTTGGTACCATCGCTTAATACAAGTTCTGCCTTTTTACCAAAAGGAATAACCAGCTCATTTAGTGGTAATTCTTTATTTGAAGAAGATGCAACAGACTCATAATCGTGTAGAGTTTCATCTATAACAACGCCCTCATTTTTCAAAACAGTAATATTCGATTGCTCTTTTTTAACTTCGATTTTTTGACCATTCGCAAGTGTTAGCATCGTATTTTCAGTATTCCCTTTGATATTTGCTTCCGAAAAGATGTACTCGTCACCCTGGTTAAAAAAACTCAAATAGAGTATACTACTCAATGAAATAATTATCAATACAGAGGCTGCATATCTAGCAATAAGTTTAAGTTGAATCGATTTACTTTCCTTTTTAAGCGTTTTATTAAATTCCCTTATAGTTAACCATAGATTATGCTTAACATCAGCGTTGAGTTGCTCTTTTTTTATCCAAAACAATGAGATAAACTTTTTTGCCTTTCGGATATTATCTTTGGAATCATTATGAACTTCTAAAAATTCCCGCCATTCTCTTTCAGTTGAAATATTCTGAATTGTTTCAACAAATTCCTGGTCGTGAATTAGTTCCTCAAATGTATAATCAATGTATTTCCTTTTAGCCATTTTTCGCCTTTCTATAAACAAAAAGGGATTAGGTTGGCATTTGTGACAAAAAAAGATGTGAAATCTATTTCTTTTTACGCCCAAATAAAATTACAAAGATAAAACCTCTGGAAATCAAATACTTTTTTAAGCTCTGAATAGAGCGAGAAACCATTTGCCTGGCAGTATCGTAAGAAATCGACATGATTTCGCATATTTGCTGATAATCAAAGCCACATGTGAATCGGTAATAAAGAACTTCACGCTGTTTGGCATTGAGTTTTTCCATACCACGTTTTAATTCCAACTCCTTTTCCGATTCCTCTTCGTCAAAAATTATCTTTTCCTCGACCGAAAAGACAATTCGAGGCTCAATTGAATATTCTTTTATCTGCTCAAGTTCTTTCTTCTTTTTCTTTAAATTCTCAAAAAGCCTCCTTCGAAATGATTTAAGTAGATATATTCTTATATTATCTGTTTCGCCGAGGTTTTCTCGTTTACTAATTAAATAAAAAAATAAATCCTGAATAACATCAACAATCAAACTTTCGTCTGTAGTAAACTTTTTACCATAAAAAAACAGAAAATCAACATTTTGATGATAAATAAATGATAGAGCATCTTCTCGCTCATTTATAAATTCTCTCCATATTATCTTATCTGTTTTATTATTCACTAGTTTTGGTTTAATTAAAAGAAAGCAATGAATAATATACTTTCTACAAATATCAGTTAGACTACAATATTAGTAAATTATATAAATCTGATTATTTTAATTCATTATGCCTCATTGTCAATTTGATAGTTCCGTGGTGTGCATCCTACTTCCTCGCGAAAATACCTTCCAAAAAAAGATGGAGAAGTAAAGTTCAATATTTCACTTATTTGCTGGACAGTGTATTTTTGACTACGAAGTAATGCTTTTGCCTCAAGTATAACTAACTCCCGAATCCATTCAGATGGTAATTTATTGCTTACATCTTTTACCACCTTAGAAAGGTGCTTGGGAGACAGGAAAAGCTTTTCTGCGTAAAATGTGACACCACGCTCTATTCTAAAATGCTGAATTATTTCGTTAATGAAAGCATCAAAAATGACCTTCTGTCTGCATAGATTATTTTTAGGCATATTTCTTATAACCTGATCTTTAATATCCTCCGTATAAATCTTAATCACCTTTAGATAGGCATCTACGAGTTCCAGTTTATATTTGAATTGATCATCAGATAATTTATGAAATAACGCTTTATATATGCCAATAAACTCATTCATCTTTACTAGTCCAATCTCTATCACAGGATTACTGAAACCAAAAAGTTGAGATTTTATGATATCCTGAATATTTAATGAAGTTATATATGTATTGTCTGAAAAGAAGAAGCTTGCAGATCTAAAATTCTGTGAGATATAATAAAGCCTGCCTATAGCCCTGGCATAACACTACAAATACAGTTCTTTCTTATGGTTATATCTTTCAAATTTAGTTGCAATCGCATTTCTCCCTCTAAACAAAATAAGATCATTGCAAAATTGGTCTTTAATGGGGTATCTTGTTGAATCATCTCTTTCCGAAGATTTAGGTCATTGGTATTTCCGGATATAAATCTTTCATTCAAATTATCCATCAGTAACAATTTATCTCCAACCTTGACTGTATTTGCTGATTTTGAGACAATAAAAAATTCGAATTCATTAATTTCTTCAACCTTGCTCATTACGACATTTACTACATTATTCAACGCCAAATATAACCAATTACTACTAATTATTCTCTAAAATAC
It includes:
- the bglX gene encoding beta-glucosidase BglX, with amino-acid sequence MKTIQTCSNFFIIVMNKQTILALILAHILLFVPYLSKCQSKKINHSSDSFIDSLMIEMSIEEKLGQLNLISTFVRTGPFANKRGAEKMKDGSAGNVFNLMGNSSSIQSKLELAEDTRLDIPFLSGLDIIHGFKTVFPVPLGMSCTWDTTLIEKTARVAAVEGSARGYNWTFSPMVDISRDPRWGRVMEGSGEDPYLGSKIAKAMVRGYQENDLTRPDAIMACVKHFALYGAAEAGRDYNVADMSLLTMYQNYLPPYKAAIDAGAGSVMVSFNEINGVPATANHWLLTDLLRDQWGFEGFVVTDYNAIQELIEHGVAADYKEAAELALAAGVDMDMVSEGFVAYLKQSLDQGKITKEQIDTAVRRVLEAKYKLGLFKDPYKDFDPQRADRVTLTPENKNVAKLAAQKSFVLLKNDRQVLPLNENSKIALVGPFADNRAEMLSSWSPLGDVENIISILEGLKKRNPNVIYAQGTQVNNDTLFNKKRKGEFDIAMQKKLVNEALHIANESDVIVAVLGESKEMSGEAKSRTDISIPECQVELLKALKVTGKPVVLLMMSGRPLTIENVLQYTDATLAIWRPGTEAGNAVANVLFGDYNPSGKLTMTFPRSVGQIPIYYNHKNTGRPYVEGGEENYLSNYLDERNSPLFPFGYGLSYTTFSYDDIVLSDSLMTTESSILKVNIKVTNTGDVAGEETVQLYLADPVASITRPVKELKKFHKVFLAPRESKNVNFEITTDDLKFYNASLEYNWEPGRFIIYIGGDSQSVQRAEFVWQK
- a CDS encoding RagB/SusD family nutrient uptake outer membrane protein, whose product is MKKVFIYIIALLFFSGCSDILDTEPKTTKVVENFYQTTEDAEQALAAAYSSLYGTFDAYWMGGAFFASELRCDDRLAGSAIGDVEITKQANFETQGSDTWRPIWSGNYKGIYRCNILLENLDYINWENDEQRDKYEGETKFLRAYFYFELAKFFENIPLLLETSPVNPPQAAPEETYAQIASDLKQAIELLPAIPFSSSNTDNIGHVTRWAAEALMARVFLFYTGLYNQETLPLPDNGNITKNEVIVWIDECANSSVSGHALIPDFRNLWPYAYGSGKGYKYATDNNLQWIGVDGENNETIFAIKYSTLANWWQYGGGVSETWSNGAMTMSGWRLKSPYTSLPFGQGFGYGPVNPNLYDEWEETDIRKKGSILRIDDPAEGIIGYSTEATDQQKDETGFWSKKYMPVNVSANNGAVLHMTESIYGEHKGQYLENVQDMVIIRYADVLLMGAELGSSHAQEYLDAIRHRAGLPSIPVTLENIKMERRHELAFEGLRLFDLMRWGDLESAVAQVKDIPVKNNGVPATVSKTYRSETRGFLQIPWSQISLSNGVLNQNSGWEK
- a CDS encoding TonB-dependent receptor codes for the protein MKKKWIGLLYYAGPIRTKLLLKMKLLTFLLCLSVASIASTTYSQQTKFTMNFENITVEQVFQKVEDNSEFIFLYSEQSVDLTREVTVSVTNKTVSDILDQLFEGTQNYYEINDRQISILEKKVETTPLNKTIPEVKDKEQEQKKSISGKVTDTNGEPLPGVTVVVKGTTIGITTDFDGNYALEVPVDAEILSFSFVGMKTQDVIIAGQTQISVTLEEETIGLEEVVAIGYGVQKKKLTTGANAQVTGDVLFKQNTTETLSALQGQASGIQISKNSGQPGSDFKINIRGLGTNGDATPLYVVDGIPTSSISFLSPSDIESLDVLKDAASAAIYGARAANGVVLVTTKQGKAGKTTITLDSYYGWQNLYKKLDLLNAQEYAMIMNESWVSAGNNSLYDPLNPDGFAQTVPNWDKIQNGIWMGTDWLEEIRVKNAPTQNHSLNITGGTDKSVYSIGISYNQQKGILGKPVESNYERVTIRINSDHKLIEKNELTILKVGENLNFSMSKNNSLPTGSAYYNFLTRFTIMHPFSSAYDEEGSYKDAIPWSTSGAHVNPVGYTDYELGQNISKNQTLLGNLYAELQPIDNLIWRNSIGIDNGLSRNRRFVPEYYLSPAIDGQNLYSKIFQTMESSIGWIYESTISYDFRLKEEHNFDVLTGTSLQHTGLGESIGGQNGYSTFNDLEHAYLSNTPVINATYTSLYGDPEVENVILSFFGRLNYNFKETYLFTAVMRADGSSNFASNNRWGYFPSFSTGWIMTNEEFMNKSKSWLDYFKLRASWGQNGNQNIGAFAYSSNIIFDGVGASYFYGTDKGNRTLGAYPEKIANPDLIWETSEQTNFGFDAKLFNSRMGLNIDVYRKTTKDWLVDAPVLDSYGTGAPTINGGDVRNQGVELALSWNDNIGEFRYGFNGNISYNQNKVTKVANEEGFIESDSRGFGALQRAMVGLPFSVFWGRKTDGVFQNQSDIQAYINEDGSLIQPDAEPGDFRYVDINEDGIINDNDRTNIGKSSPDYTFGLSANAEFKGVDLSITANGVTGNQNAMLYHMSSNTTFRVYKSNYTTEILNRWHGEGSSNTVPRVAQDATNFTFFSDYFVRDAGYLRISNITLGYDIKKGFRKIPFSQLRIYCSVQNLYTFTKYSGMDPEVGFGNDQDSEGSSPSWTSGIDLGFYPSPRTFLIGANIKF
- a CDS encoding FecR family protein, whose product is MFWIKKEQLNADVKHNLWLTIREFNKTLKKESKSIQLKLIARYAASVLIIISLSSILYLSFFNQGDEYIFSEANIKGNTENTMLTLANGQKIEVKKEQSNITVLKNEGVVIDETLHDYESVASSSNKELPLNELVIPFGKKAELVLSDGTKVWLNAGTRFAFPQEFIGKKRKVFLDGEGYFEVAKNAKKPFIVSSRNMNVEVLGTKFNMSSYSSDDLCETVLLEGSVNVWNDNKFLKDKVQMMPNQKATFNTLEKEIKVVAEPDAQNYIAWVEGLYKFKNENLEQVLTKIGRYYNMSFFYDSDKIKSALPISGKLDLQDSFEEVMLTLSKVAQIEYKIEGQNVIIN
- a CDS encoding RNA polymerase sigma factor, with protein sequence MNNKTDKIIWREFINEREDALSFIYHQNVDFLFFYGKKFTTDESLIVDVIQDLFFYLISKRENLGETDNIRIYLLKSFRRRLFENLKKKKKELEQIKEYSIEPRIVFSVEEKIIFDEEESEKELELKRGMEKLNAKQREVLYYRFTCGFDYQQICEIMSISYDTARQMVSRSIQSLKKYLISRGFIFVILFGRKKK